CGATAGAGACCAATTCGGTACACATCACGCCCTTTGCGGCTTGCGGATTAAAATTCTCAATCAAGAGCTGCATGTAATCCTTCATTTTACCGTCACGCTCCAGCATATGAGCATAACGCTTAATAGGCATATTGGTGATGGTGAATAAATTATTAAACACAATGCCAAATTCGTCTTTTAAATGTGCGTGATAATCTTCTTCCAGCTTATCTTGAGCCGGTGGCAAATGCTCGCCGACCGGGTTATAAACAAGGTTCAAAATAAGCCCCGACCCTTCTTTACCGTAACCAAGGCTATTCAATTTTTCTAAAGCGGAAATGCTTTTGCCAAATACGCCTTTGCCCCGTTGGCTATCTACATTATCTTCCTTGTAGCAAGGCAAGGAGGCTACCACTTGTATCTTATTTTCCGCCAGAAATTCCGGTGTATCTTCTTGCCCGTCTTCAAAGAACACTGTTAAATTGCAGCGGTCAATGACCTCTTTTCCCATTTTTCGTATCTCGGTCACAAAATAACGGAAATGCGGGTTTAACTCCGGCGCACCGCCGGTAATGTCCACCGTATGGATTTGCGGTTCTTTATTAAGGAGTTCAAGCAGGCGTTCTACCGTTTCTCGTTCCATATTCTCGGTGCGATTCGGGCCGGATTCTACATGGCAATGATGGCATGCCTGATTACATCGCTTGCCGATATTGACCTGTAAAATTTTTATGGAATTGCGCTTTAGCTCAATATCATGCTCACGCAGCACATTTTCAAAACTCTTCATTTACCTTCTCCACTCGTGGAATTTTTCTAATATTTTCATGGCAAATGCCGGTACATGTGCTTTTTTCCATTCACCTGCCGCATATTTGTTAGCCTCTGCCAGCGTCGGGTAGATATGGATTGTGCCAAGAATCTTATTTAGTCCGATACCATGCTTCATTGCCAGAATATATTCGGCAATCAAATCTCCTGCATGAGTACCGACAATGGTAACGCCAAGGATTTTGTCCTTATCAGGTGCGGTCAGCACTTTGACAAACCCGTGTGCCTCAGAATCGGCAATAGCACGGTCTAAATCATCAATGCCGTAAGTAGTAACTTCATAAGGAATATTTGCCGCCTTGGCATCTTTTTCATTAAGTCCCACACGTGCTACTTCCGGATCGGTAAAGGTTGCCCATGGAATAACAGAATAATCAGCTTTGAACTTCTTGAAAGGTGAGAATAATGCGTTGATTGATGCATACCATGCCTGATGTGCTGCCGTATGGGTAAATTGGTAAGGACCCGTGACATCACCGCAGACATAAATGCTTGGAATGTTGGTTTGCAAGAAAGGGTCGGCATCTATCGTTTTATTGTCACGCAACTCTACACCAAGCTCTTCCAGACCAAAACCCTCGGTATTGGCAGTCCGTCCAAGTGCCACAATCACCTTATCGAATGCAATTTCTACATCTTTGCCGC
This genomic interval from Pseudomonadota bacterium contains the following:
- the arsS gene encoding arsenosugar biosynthesis radical SAM protein ArsS (Some members of this family are selenoproteins.), which codes for MKSFENVLREHDIELKRNSIKILQVNIGKRCNQACHHCHVESGPNRTENMERETVERLLELLNKEPQIHTVDITGGAPELNPHFRYFVTEIRKMGKEVIDRCNLTVFFEDGQEDTPEFLAENKIQVVASLPCYKEDNVDSQRGKGVFGKSISALEKLNSLGYGKEGSGLILNLVYNPVGEHLPPAQDKLEEDYHAHLKDEFGIVFNNLFTITNMPIKRYAHMLERDGKMKDYMQLLIENFNPQAAKGVMCTELVSIGWDGQIYDCDFNQMLEIPLNWQPLNIWDIERFSNIKPGIAVAGHCFGCTAGSGSSCGGALL